From Daphnia pulicaria isolate SC F1-1A chromosome 4, SC_F0-13Bv2, whole genome shotgun sequence, one genomic window encodes:
- the LOC124337024 gene encoding putative vacuolar protein sorting-associated protein TDA6 isoform X1 gives MFDVGTFSLPKHILVGLESKIKSVDYGMVAMSYSWVLSLTRWLALSSVLTATRAAFSPEVAEMIHSWAPLVWLHSGEQFMPSSVEFFLEHVTLQNRKGRVLDQQPTLNKLPGGPPSTGLHLQSRQKLTCPSCLGPTFFHGKNVANGGVPAYAIVREYQDAWKTVDVVYHTFYPYNRGKQVCIGISTGKDKEKCLGNVESFGHHVGDWEHVTLRFQNGKPHVIYLSVHNFGAYYIWNESAGYFLLHKGESPKEKAARRGRRRKFARDLQVTFPTVLHVSGKHPVLYSANGSHGLWATPGKHTYSTFPLLEDFTDQGVAWNTWENLVVIPWNDTPYPYAGQLEWLNFRGEWGNAKNGCDLEPLSGECRLNHGPIFPGGPDDMPPPRIQRSRQTVTTVAPPPHYLAYTPTVPQFLHAQVPVGRASGLLNYRYKRRDPQSTDPQAPVTANITEEPNQDSDSDPSDSGLETTAKLANRLVTFVPEGSSTVSS, from the exons ATGTTTGATGTCGGCACATTTTCCCTCCCAAAACACATTCTGGTGGGTCTCGAATCGAAGATAAAGTCAGTCGATTATGGAATGGTAGCGATGAGCTACTCGTGGGTGCTGAGCCTCACCAGATGGCTGGCCCTATCGTCTGTCTTGACCGCGACTCGAGCGGCGTTTTCTCCCGAAG TGGCGGAGATGATCCATTCATGGGCGCCACTCGTCTGGCTCCACAGCGGCGAACAGTTTATGCCCAGCAGCGTCGAATTCTTCCTGGAACATGTCACGCTACAGAACCGCAAGGGTCGCGTCCTCGACCAGCAACCAACTCTTAACAAACTACCGGGCGGACCGCCATCGACCGGCCTTCATCTTCAATCCCGTCAAAAGCTCA CCTGCCCGTCTTGCCTGGGACCGACATTTTTCCACGGAAAGAACGTTGCCAATGGCGGCGTGCCAGCCTACGCCATCGTTCGCGAGTACCAAGATGCCTGGAAAACAGTCGACGTCGTCTACCACACGTTCTACCCGTACAACCGCGGCAAACAAGTGTGCATCG GAATTTCGACCGGTAAAGATAAGGAAAAGTGTTTGGGTAACGTCGAGAGTTTCGGCCACCACGTTG gcGACTGGGAACACGTGACGTTAAGATTTCAG AACGGGAAACCGCACGTCATCTACCTCTCTGTCCATAATTTCGGTGCCTACTACATATGGAATGAAAGCGCCGGTTATTTCCTACTGCACAAAGGAGAATCGCCCAAAGAAAAG GCGGCACGTCGGGGTCGACGACGTAAATTCGCTCGCGATTTACAGGTGACTTTCCCCACCGTTTTACACGTTTCGGGCAAGCATCCAGTTTTATACAGCGCCAACGGATCTCACGGTCTTTGGGCCACTCCag GTAAACACACATACTCGACCTTCCCACTACTGGAAGATTTCACCGATCAAGGTGTAGCCTGGAACACCTGGGAGAATTTGGTCGTTATCCCATGGAACGATACTCCCTACCC GTACGCCGGGCAATTGGAATGGCTCAACTTCCGCGGAGAGTGGGGAAATGCCAAGAATGGATGCGATTTGGAACCCCTGAGTGGCGAGTGCCGACTGAATCACGGGCCGATTTTCCCGGGAGGACCCGACGACATGCCCCCGCCACGGATTCAACGCTCCAGGCAAACCGTGACTACTGTAGCGCCGCCGCCGCACTATCTTGCCTACACGCCAACCGTTCCGCAATTCCTGCACGCCCAAGTGCCAGTGGGACGGGCTTCTGGTTTACTCAACTATCGTTACAAGAGGCGGGATCCTCAATCGACGGATCCTCAAGCCCCGGTAACCGCCAATATAACGGAAGAGCCAAATCAGGATTCCGACTCGGATCCCTCCGATTCCGGCTTGGAAACCACTGCCAAGTTAGCCAATCGCCTAGTCACATTCGTTCCGGAAGGTTCCTCGACGGTGTCGTCATGA
- the LOC124336955 gene encoding very long-chain specific acyl-CoA dehydrogenase, mitochondrial-like isoform X1, translating into MKMLRSGRNLQFLSKNLVRENLRLLSSTPQPAPKDVTKKPATEKKLDKKPVKSSSFVMNLFLGSTNSSQVFPYPDALTADQKETLQLLVDPTHKFFVEVNDAALNDREASVPEATTQGLRELGAFGLQAPTEYDGVGLNNTQYARLVEIVGGFDLGVGIFLGAHQSIGFKGITLFGNEEQKKKYLPRVATGEAFAAFCLTEPSSGSDANSIRSRAVLSPDGKHFILNGSKIWISNGGFAEVMTVFAQTPVTDPVTGETKDKVTAFIVERAFGGVTSGPPEKKMGIKCSNTAEVYYDNVPIPVENVLGGVGQGFKVAMNILNNGRFGMAAALSGTMKSSTKAAIQHATARVQFGRRIDSYGTIQEKLARMAMLHYVTESMAYMISSNMDKGSTDFQLEAAISKVFASEAAWTVTDEAIQILGGNGFMTGNGLEKVMRDLRIFRIFEGTNDILRLFVALTGLQFAGGHLRQLQKALKSGNVGVILGEAAKRAKRTVGFSQTNSLAEVHPKLALQGQLTSKAVEGFGITIESLLVKYGKGILDEQFLLNRVASAAIDIYSNVVVLSRATRALNMNIPSASHEEMIARVWCNEALDRIQLNLTAVKSQSQLSNFTTMSQIAKEMCENGGLIQQNPLGI; encoded by the exons ATGAAAATGCTTCGCTCCGGTCGCAATTTGCAATTCTTGTCGAAGAATCTTGTTCGCGAAAATTTGAG gcTACTTTCTTCAACTCCTCAGCCAGCCCCTAAGGATGTCACCAAAAAGCCTGCCACTGAAAAGAAACTCGACAAGAAACCAGTCAAATCAAGTTCTTTTGTTATGAACTTATTTCTTGGTTCCACCAACTCATCACAAGTTTTCCCTTATCCTGATGCTCTTACTGCAGACCAGAAAGAAACTCTGCAGCTTTTAGTTGATCCCACACACAAATTTTTTGTAGAGGTCAATGATGCAGCCCTCAATGATCGTGAAGCCTCTGTACCTGAAGCAACAACACAAGGTTTAAGGGAGCTTGGTGCTTTTGGCCTTCAAGCACCTACTGAATATGACGGTGTAGGGTTAAACAACACTCAGTATGCACGCCTAGTTGAAATTGTTGGAGGGTTTGATTTAGGAGTTGGTATCTTTTTAGGAGCCCATCAATCCATTGGTTTCAAA GGCATCACTTTATTTGGAaatgaagaacaaaagaagaaatatttaccAAGAGTTGCCACTGGTGAAGCTTTTGCAGCATTTTGTTTAACAGAACCTTCCAGTGGTAGTGATGCCAACTCCATCAG ATCTCGAGCTGTATTATCCCCTGATGGCAAACACTTTATTCTAAATGGATCGAAAATCTGGATCAGTAACGGCGGATTTGCCGAAGTCATGACCGTTTTTGCCCAAACGCCCGTAACTGACCCCGTCACCGGTGAGACGAAAGACAAGGTGACTGCTTTCATCGTCGAAAGGGCATTCGGTGGTGTTACTTCCGGCCCTCCTGAGAAAAAGATGGGCATCAAGTGTTCCAACACTGCTGAAGTGTACTATGATAATGTACCCATCCCTGTGGAGAACGTGCTTGGAGGAGTTGGGCAGGGTTTTAAG GTGGCcatgaatattttaaataacggCAGATTTGGCATGGCTGCTGCTTTGTCAGGCACCATGAAGTCATCGACCAAAGCTGCAATCCAGCACGCCACTGCTCGCGTTCAGTTTGGCCGCCGCATCGATTCGTACGGAACCATTCAGGAAAA ACTTGCCCGTATGGCTATGCTTCATTATGTTACCGAGTCGATGGCGTACATGATTAGCTCGAACATGGACAAGGGATCTACCGATTTCCAGTTGGAAGCAGCTATTTCCAAAGTGTTCGCGTCAGAAGCAGCATG GACTGTAACCGACGAAGCCATCCAG ATTTTGGGCGGAAATGGATTCATGACTGGCAACGGATTGGAAAAAGTTATGCGTGATTTGAGAATCTTTCGTATTTTTGAAGGAACGAACGACATTCTTCGTCTTTTCGTTGCTCTCACCG GTCTTCAGTTTGCCGGTGGACACTTGAGGCAACTGCAAAAAGCTCTGAAGAGTGGAAACGTCGGTGTTATACTGGGAGAGGCGGCCAAACGCGCAAAGCGAACCGTAGGATTTAGTCAGACCAATTCACTGGCTGAAGTTCATCCTAAACTTGCTCTTCAGGGACAACTGACTTCTAAG GCTGTTGAAGGATTTGGTATAACAATTGAAAGCCTGTTGGTCAAATACGGAAAAGGCATTCTTGATGAACAATTTCTGTTAAATCGTGTTGCGTCTGCTGCAATCGACATTTACTCCAATGTTGTCGTCCTTTCCCGTGCGACACGTGCCCTTAATATGAACATCCCCTCAGCCAGTCACGAAGAAATGATAGCTCGTGTTTGGTGCAATGAA GCATTGGATcgtattcaattgaatttgactGCTGTCAAGTCGCAGTCCCAGCTGAGCAATTTCACCACAATGAGTCAAATCGCCAAGGAAATGTGTGAGAATGGAGGTTTGATCCAACAAAATCCGCTGGGAATTTAA
- the LOC124337024 gene encoding putative vacuolar protein sorting-associated protein TDA6 isoform X2: protein MVAMSYSWVLSLTRWLALSSVLTATRAAFSPEVAEMIHSWAPLVWLHSGEQFMPSSVEFFLEHVTLQNRKGRVLDQQPTLNKLPGGPPSTGLHLQSRQKLTCPSCLGPTFFHGKNVANGGVPAYAIVREYQDAWKTVDVVYHTFYPYNRGKQVCIGISTGKDKEKCLGNVESFGHHVGDWEHVTLRFQNGKPHVIYLSVHNFGAYYIWNESAGYFLLHKGESPKEKAARRGRRRKFARDLQVTFPTVLHVSGKHPVLYSANGSHGLWATPGKHTYSTFPLLEDFTDQGVAWNTWENLVVIPWNDTPYPYAGQLEWLNFRGEWGNAKNGCDLEPLSGECRLNHGPIFPGGPDDMPPPRIQRSRQTVTTVAPPPHYLAYTPTVPQFLHAQVPVGRASGLLNYRYKRRDPQSTDPQAPVTANITEEPNQDSDSDPSDSGLETTAKLANRLVTFVPEGSSTVSS from the exons ATGGTAGCGATGAGCTACTCGTGGGTGCTGAGCCTCACCAGATGGCTGGCCCTATCGTCTGTCTTGACCGCGACTCGAGCGGCGTTTTCTCCCGAAG TGGCGGAGATGATCCATTCATGGGCGCCACTCGTCTGGCTCCACAGCGGCGAACAGTTTATGCCCAGCAGCGTCGAATTCTTCCTGGAACATGTCACGCTACAGAACCGCAAGGGTCGCGTCCTCGACCAGCAACCAACTCTTAACAAACTACCGGGCGGACCGCCATCGACCGGCCTTCATCTTCAATCCCGTCAAAAGCTCA CCTGCCCGTCTTGCCTGGGACCGACATTTTTCCACGGAAAGAACGTTGCCAATGGCGGCGTGCCAGCCTACGCCATCGTTCGCGAGTACCAAGATGCCTGGAAAACAGTCGACGTCGTCTACCACACGTTCTACCCGTACAACCGCGGCAAACAAGTGTGCATCG GAATTTCGACCGGTAAAGATAAGGAAAAGTGTTTGGGTAACGTCGAGAGTTTCGGCCACCACGTTG gcGACTGGGAACACGTGACGTTAAGATTTCAG AACGGGAAACCGCACGTCATCTACCTCTCTGTCCATAATTTCGGTGCCTACTACATATGGAATGAAAGCGCCGGTTATTTCCTACTGCACAAAGGAGAATCGCCCAAAGAAAAG GCGGCACGTCGGGGTCGACGACGTAAATTCGCTCGCGATTTACAGGTGACTTTCCCCACCGTTTTACACGTTTCGGGCAAGCATCCAGTTTTATACAGCGCCAACGGATCTCACGGTCTTTGGGCCACTCCag GTAAACACACATACTCGACCTTCCCACTACTGGAAGATTTCACCGATCAAGGTGTAGCCTGGAACACCTGGGAGAATTTGGTCGTTATCCCATGGAACGATACTCCCTACCC GTACGCCGGGCAATTGGAATGGCTCAACTTCCGCGGAGAGTGGGGAAATGCCAAGAATGGATGCGATTTGGAACCCCTGAGTGGCGAGTGCCGACTGAATCACGGGCCGATTTTCCCGGGAGGACCCGACGACATGCCCCCGCCACGGATTCAACGCTCCAGGCAAACCGTGACTACTGTAGCGCCGCCGCCGCACTATCTTGCCTACACGCCAACCGTTCCGCAATTCCTGCACGCCCAAGTGCCAGTGGGACGGGCTTCTGGTTTACTCAACTATCGTTACAAGAGGCGGGATCCTCAATCGACGGATCCTCAAGCCCCGGTAACCGCCAATATAACGGAAGAGCCAAATCAGGATTCCGACTCGGATCCCTCCGATTCCGGCTTGGAAACCACTGCCAAGTTAGCCAATCGCCTAGTCACATTCGTTCCGGAAGGTTCCTCGACGGTGTCGTCATGA
- the LOC124336955 gene encoding very long-chain specific acyl-CoA dehydrogenase, mitochondrial-like isoform X2, whose product MLRSGRNLQILSKNLVRENLRLLSSTPQPAPKDVTKKPATEKKLDKKPVKSSSFVMNLFLGSTNSSQVFPYPDALTADQKETLQLLVDPTHKFFVEVNDAALNDREASVPEATTQGLRELGAFGLQAPTEYDGVGLNNTQYARLVEIVGGFDLGVGIFLGAHQSIGFKGITLFGNEEQKKKYLPRVATGEAFAAFCLTEPSSGSDANSIRSRAVLSPDGKHFILNGSKIWISNGGFAEVMTVFAQTPVTDPVTGETKDKVTAFIVERAFGGVTSGPPEKKMGIKCSNTAEVYYDNVPIPVENVLGGVGQGFKVAMNILNNGRFGMAAALSGTMKSSTKAAIQHATARVQFGRRIDSYGTIQEKLARMAMLHYVTESMAYMISSNMDKGSTDFQLEAAISKVFASEAAWTVTDEAIQILGGNGFMTGNGLEKVMRDLRIFRIFEGTNDILRLFVALTGLQFAGGHLRQLQKALKSGNVGVILGEAAKRAKRTVGFSQTNSLAEVHPKLALQGQLTSKAVEGFGITIESLLVKYGKGILDEQFLLNRVASAAIDIYSNVVVLSRATRALNMNIPSASHEEMIARVWCNEALDRIQLNLTAVKSQSQLSNFTTMSQIAKEMCENGGLIQQNPLGI is encoded by the exons atgctTCGTTCCGGTCGCAATTTGCAAATTTTATCGAAGAATCTTGTTCGCGAAAACTTGCG gcTACTTTCTTCAACTCCTCAGCCAGCCCCTAAGGATGTCACCAAAAAGCCTGCCACTGAAAAGAAACTCGACAAGAAACCAGTCAAATCAAGTTCTTTTGTTATGAACTTATTTCTTGGTTCCACCAACTCATCACAAGTTTTCCCTTATCCTGATGCTCTTACTGCAGACCAGAAAGAAACTCTGCAGCTTTTAGTTGATCCCACACACAAATTTTTTGTAGAGGTCAATGATGCAGCCCTCAATGATCGTGAAGCCTCTGTACCTGAAGCAACAACACAAGGTTTAAGGGAGCTTGGTGCTTTTGGCCTTCAAGCACCTACTGAATATGACGGTGTAGGGTTAAACAACACTCAGTATGCACGCCTAGTTGAAATTGTTGGAGGGTTTGATTTAGGAGTTGGTATCTTTTTAGGAGCCCATCAATCCATTGGTTTCAAA GGCATCACTTTATTTGGAaatgaagaacaaaagaagaaatatttaccAAGAGTTGCCACTGGTGAAGCTTTTGCAGCATTTTGTTTAACAGAACCTTCCAGTGGTAGTGATGCCAACTCCATCAG ATCTCGAGCTGTATTATCCCCTGATGGCAAACACTTTATTCTAAATGGATCGAAAATCTGGATCAGTAACGGCGGATTTGCCGAAGTCATGACCGTTTTTGCCCAAACGCCCGTAACTGACCCCGTCACCGGTGAGACGAAAGACAAGGTGACTGCTTTCATCGTCGAAAGGGCATTCGGTGGTGTTACTTCCGGCCCTCCTGAGAAAAAGATGGGCATCAAGTGTTCCAACACTGCTGAAGTGTACTATGATAATGTACCCATCCCTGTGGAGAACGTGCTTGGAGGAGTTGGGCAGGGTTTTAAG GTGGCcatgaatattttaaataacggCAGATTTGGCATGGCTGCTGCTTTGTCAGGCACCATGAAGTCATCGACCAAAGCTGCAATCCAGCACGCCACTGCTCGCGTTCAGTTTGGCCGCCGCATCGATTCGTACGGAACCATTCAGGAAAA ACTTGCCCGTATGGCTATGCTTCATTATGTTACCGAGTCGATGGCGTACATGATTAGCTCGAACATGGACAAGGGATCTACCGATTTCCAGTTGGAAGCAGCTATTTCCAAAGTGTTCGCGTCAGAAGCAGCATG GACTGTAACCGACGAAGCCATCCAG ATTTTGGGCGGAAATGGATTCATGACTGGCAACGGATTGGAAAAAGTTATGCGTGATTTGAGAATCTTTCGTATTTTTGAAGGAACGAACGACATTCTTCGTCTTTTCGTTGCTCTCACCG GTCTTCAGTTTGCCGGTGGACACTTGAGGCAACTGCAAAAAGCTCTGAAGAGTGGAAACGTCGGTGTTATACTGGGAGAGGCGGCCAAACGCGCAAAGCGAACCGTAGGATTTAGTCAGACCAATTCACTGGCTGAAGTTCATCCTAAACTTGCTCTTCAGGGACAACTGACTTCTAAG GCTGTTGAAGGATTTGGTATAACAATTGAAAGCCTGTTGGTCAAATACGGAAAAGGCATTCTTGATGAACAATTTCTGTTAAATCGTGTTGCGTCTGCTGCAATCGACATTTACTCCAATGTTGTCGTCCTTTCCCGTGCGACACGTGCCCTTAATATGAACATCCCCTCAGCCAGTCACGAAGAAATGATAGCTCGTGTTTGGTGCAATGAA GCATTGGATcgtattcaattgaatttgactGCTGTCAAGTCGCAGTCCCAGCTGAGCAATTTCACCACAATGAGTCAAATCGCCAAGGAAATGTGTGAGAATGGAGGTTTGATCCAACAAAATCCGCTGGGAATTTAA